The Salvelinus alpinus chromosome 21, SLU_Salpinus.1, whole genome shotgun sequence genome has a segment encoding these proteins:
- the LOC139548375 gene encoding P2Y purinoceptor 1-like, with protein MPTTDLNLTSLLNVSDLHLATQGGCSLTGTGFQFYYLPTVYILVFVTGLVGNSLSIWMFVCHMRPWSSISVYMFNLALADFCYVLSLPFLIFYYFNKTDWIFGDVLCRLQRFIFHVNLYGSILFLTCISVHRYTGVVHPLKSLGRLKKKNAVLTSALVWVVVIAGISPILYYSRTGEKRNATTCYDTTTEDELPGYFIYSMCLTVFGFCIPFIIILGCYGMIVKALICNDMNNAPLRRKSIHLVIIVLAVFAVSYLPFHVMKNLNMRARLYFQVPDMCDFNNRVYATYQVTRGLASLNSCVDPILYFLAGDTFRRKFSRATKKQSKKGEGLPLQSKSEETALNSLPEYVKKRDGQF; from the coding sequence ATGCCAACAACAGATCTGAATCTGACATCCCTCCTGAATGTGTCTGATCTCCACTTGGCAACACAGGGGGGATGTTCCCTGACCGGGACAGGCTTCCAGTTCTACTACCTACCCACGGTGTACATCCTGGTGTTCGTCACCGGCCTAGTGGGGAACAGTCTGTCCATCTGGATGTTTGTCTGCCACATGAGACCCTGGAGCAGCATCTCTGTGTACATGTTCAACCTGGCTCTGGCCGACTTCTGCTACGTCCTCTCCTTGCCCTTCCTCATCTTCTACTACTTTAATAAGACAGACTGGATATTCGGGGACGTTCTCTGCCGACTGCAGAGGTTTATATTCCATGTGAATCTGTACGGCAGCATCCTgttcctgacctgtatcagtgtcCACAGGTACACAGGAGTGGTCCACCCGCTCAAGTCTCTGGGAAGACTGAAGAAGAAGAACGCCGTGCTGACCAGCGCCCTGGTCTGGGTCGTGGTCATAGCGGggatctctcccatcctctactaCTCTCGGACGGGGGAGAAACGGAACGCCACCACGTGTTACGACACGACCACGGAGGATGAGCTGCCGGGTTACTTTATCTATAGCATGTGTTTGACCGTGTTCGGCTTCTGCATCCCCTTCATCATCATCCTGGGTTGCTATGGGATGATCGTCAAGGCGCTGATATGTAACGACATGAACAACGCCCCGTTACGGCGTAAATCCATCCACCTGGTGATTATCGTGCTGGCCGTGTTCGCTGTGTCCTACCTGCCCTTTCACGTGATGAAGAACCTGAACATGCGAGCCAGGCTGTACTTCCAGGTCCCGGACATGTGTGACTTTAATAACCGGGTGTACGCCACCTACCAGGTGACGCGGGGGCTGGCCAGCCTCAACAGCTGTGTGGACCCGATCCTCTACTTCCTGGCTGGTGACACGTTCAGGAGGAAGTTCTCCAGAGCTACTAAAAAACAATCCAAGAAGGGGGAGGGGCTCCCACTGCAGTCCAAGAGTGAAGAGACGGCGCTCAACAGCCTGCCAGAGTATGTCAAGAAGAGGGACGGACAGTTCTGA